The Streptomyces sp. NBC_01689 genome includes a window with the following:
- a CDS encoding carbohydrate ABC transporter permease: MSVGTRAAPATPVAATAVSSRRPGRARLLARGLPVVPAVVLLLLFLAGPIVYCAYIAFTDLQLTGQAHSSFVGFDNFRAAFKDEAFLNAVWLTLVFTVLSSLVGQNTLGLTLAALMQRASKPVRTLVGGIVITAWVLPEVVAGFLLYAFFRREGTLNAILDWLHLPTQNWLFTLPILAVSFANVWRGTAFSMLVYSAALNEIPKEITEAAEVDGAGGWRRMWHITLPMIRRSIGTNLMLNTLQTLSVFGLIWVMTRGGPGNRSQTLPLFMYEQAFQKSMIGYGTAVALLLLVVGALFSVVYMRLLRTEV; encoded by the coding sequence GTGAGTGTGGGCACGAGGGCGGCACCCGCCACCCCGGTCGCCGCGACGGCGGTCTCGTCGCGGCGCCCGGGGCGCGCCCGGCTCCTGGCCCGTGGGCTGCCCGTCGTACCGGCCGTGGTCCTGCTGCTCCTCTTCCTCGCGGGGCCGATCGTCTACTGCGCGTACATCGCCTTCACCGACCTCCAGTTGACGGGGCAGGCGCACTCCTCGTTCGTCGGTTTCGACAACTTCCGGGCGGCGTTCAAGGACGAGGCGTTCCTGAACGCGGTGTGGCTGACGCTGGTGTTCACCGTGCTGTCGTCGCTCGTCGGCCAGAACACGCTCGGACTGACACTGGCCGCGCTGATGCAGCGCGCGTCCAAGCCGGTACGGACGCTGGTGGGCGGGATCGTGATCACGGCGTGGGTGCTGCCGGAGGTGGTGGCGGGGTTCCTGCTGTACGCGTTCTTCCGGCGGGAGGGCACCCTGAACGCGATCCTGGACTGGTTGCATCTCCCCACCCAGAACTGGCTGTTCACCCTGCCGATCCTCGCGGTGTCGTTCGCCAACGTGTGGCGGGGCACGGCCTTCTCGATGCTGGTCTACTCGGCTGCCCTGAACGAGATCCCGAAGGAGATCACGGAGGCGGCGGAGGTCGACGGTGCGGGCGGCTGGCGCCGGATGTGGCACATCACGCTCCCGATGATCCGCCGGTCGATCGGCACGAACCTGATGCTCAACACCCTCCAGACGCTCTCGGTGTTCGGGCTGATCTGGGTGATGACCCGGGGCGGCCCGGGCAACCGGAGCCAGACCCTTCCCCTGTTCATGTACGAGCAGGCGTTCCAGAAGAGCATGATCGGGTACGGGACGGCGGTCGCGTTGCTGCTGCTGGTGGTCGGGGCGCTGTTCTCCGTGGTCTACATGCGGCTCCTGCGGACGGAGGTCTGA
- a CDS encoding MFS transporter, translated as MRLVIHEPVERMDRPYARRWWALLVLCLSLLIIVMANTALTVAAPDMTRDLGLSSADLQWVIDGYTVPYAALMLLLGAIGDKYSRRGALVLGLMVFGGGAVAGSLVDSSAGVIAARAVMGVGAALIMPATLSLLAATFPRAERAKAITLWTATAGLAIAAGPLVAGALLQHHGWSATFLINVPVAVVAIVGALVLVPPSSAAHRHRVDHVGGLLSVVWIGSLVYMIIEGPHFGWGVRAVTAAVVAGLGLVAFVVWELRHPRPVVDVRRFAHRRFAGSNLAVALFFLAVFGAFYYLTQHLQFVLGYDALDTGVRMLPLAGAVFAGSALTGYLTPRVGMRVTVTAGMVGGTAALALLTRVDAASSYGDFVLPLVVLGLAIGLALSPCTDAIMGAFPESELGVGGAVNDTSLELGGSLGIALLGSVLAGSYSSHLAEATKGGGLPAGALSTAQDSVGAGYAVARGIGDKARQLGEQAARAGHAGNTEKAAQLKGQSDQLAHGARQMADAVGSSFSDAVAHTSLVGAVILGVGTVLVAVLLPWKERVTATGTGTDEEDAAAGTDAGARAGSGSGSGSRTGSGAGTGVEGGRSAVAR; from the coding sequence ATGCGTCTCGTCATCCATGAACCGGTCGAGCGGATGGACCGGCCCTACGCCCGGCGCTGGTGGGCGCTGCTGGTGCTCTGCCTGAGCCTGCTGATCATCGTGATGGCCAACACCGCCCTCACCGTCGCGGCCCCCGACATGACCCGGGACCTGGGTCTGTCCAGCGCCGACCTGCAGTGGGTCATCGACGGCTACACCGTCCCGTACGCCGCGCTGATGCTGCTGCTCGGCGCGATCGGCGACAAGTACAGCCGGCGCGGCGCGCTCGTGCTCGGGTTGATGGTGTTCGGCGGCGGCGCGGTGGCGGGCTCGCTCGTGGACAGCTCCGCGGGGGTCATCGCGGCCCGTGCCGTGATGGGGGTCGGCGCCGCGCTGATCATGCCCGCGACGCTCTCCCTGCTCGCCGCGACCTTCCCGCGCGCGGAGCGTGCCAAGGCGATCACCCTGTGGACGGCCACGGCCGGACTCGCCATCGCGGCCGGCCCCCTGGTCGCGGGCGCGCTGCTGCAGCACCACGGCTGGTCCGCCACCTTCCTGATCAACGTGCCGGTCGCCGTCGTCGCGATCGTCGGCGCCCTCGTCCTCGTACCGCCCTCCAGCGCCGCGCACCGGCACCGCGTCGACCACGTCGGCGGTCTGCTCTCGGTGGTCTGGATCGGCTCGCTGGTCTACATGATCATCGAGGGGCCGCACTTCGGATGGGGCGTCAGGGCCGTGACCGCCGCGGTCGTCGCGGGGCTCGGGCTGGTCGCGTTCGTGGTGTGGGAACTGCGTCATCCCCGCCCGGTCGTCGACGTGCGCCGGTTCGCCCACCGCCGGTTCGCGGGCTCGAACCTCGCCGTGGCGCTCTTCTTCCTCGCCGTCTTCGGGGCCTTCTACTACCTCACCCAGCACCTGCAGTTCGTGCTCGGGTACGACGCGCTGGACACCGGCGTCCGGATGCTGCCGCTCGCCGGCGCGGTCTTCGCCGGGTCGGCGCTGACCGGCTACCTCACCCCGCGCGTCGGCATGAGGGTCACGGTGACCGCGGGCATGGTCGGCGGTACGGCGGCCCTCGCGCTGCTCACCCGGGTGGACGCGGCATCGTCGTACGGCGACTTCGTCCTTCCTCTCGTCGTCCTCGGCCTCGCCATCGGGCTCGCGCTCTCGCCCTGCACGGACGCCATCATGGGCGCCTTCCCCGAGTCCGAACTCGGGGTCGGCGGCGCGGTCAACGACACCTCGCTGGAGCTCGGCGGTTCACTCGGCATCGCCCTCCTCGGTTCGGTGCTGGCCGGTTCGTACTCCTCGCACCTCGCGGAGGCGACCAAGGGCGGCGGGCTGCCGGCGGGCGCGCTGTCCACGGCGCAGGACTCGGTCGGCGCGGGATACGCGGTCGCCCGGGGCATCGGTGACAAGGCCCGGCAGCTCGGTGAGCAGGCGGCGCGGGCCGGGCATGCCGGGAACACCGAGAAGGCCGCGCAGCTGAAGGGGCAGTCCGACCAACTCGCCCATGGAGCACGGCAGATGGCGGACGCCGTCGGCTCGTCCTTCTCGGACGCCGTAGCGCACACCAGCCTGGTCGGCGCGGTGATCCTGGGCGTGGGGACGGTGCTGGTGGCGGTCCTGCTGCCGTGGAAGGAGCGCGTGACGGCGACGGGGACGGGGACGGACGAGGAGGACGCGGCGGCCGGGACCGATGCCGGGGCCCGGGCCGGGTCCGGGTCCGGGTCCGGGTCCCGCACCGGCTCCGGGGCCGGGACGGGCGTCGAGGGCGGGAGGAGTGCCGTCGCGCGCTGA
- a CDS encoding extracellular solute-binding protein, protein MRPTATPLLLATLLTATALSACGSGSGSSPDTVRISFKQSTDNSIRVMDTYLGQMKKEFEKANPGKKVELVPIKAPDSEYYTKLQQMLRSPKTAPDLVYEDTFLINSDITSGYLKPLDAYLDKWPDWDQFIDTAKSAAKAQDGKTYGVPDGTDTRGLWFDKGVFQKAGLPADWQPKSWDEVLSAARTIKRKVPGVVPLNVYTGKPAGEAATMQGFEMLLYGTGDGKTDPMYDAGSKKWITGSQAFKDALTFVETVYKEKLGPDVSDALDPNYGTTVRGELLPKGKIGINLDGSWLPQDWQQGAGHEWPEWSQKLGLAYMPTQHGQAPGKVSMSGGWTWAIPSKAGNPDLAFKFVETMQTKANAQKWYIANSGIAVRKDVASDPAYVQAQPGIKFFTDLVASTHYRPAYPAYPKVSTAVQEAMEGVTTGDSSVDKAASGYDEELKTATDGQVVRK, encoded by the coding sequence GTGCGCCCTACCGCCACCCCACTTCTCCTCGCCACTCTGCTCACCGCGACCGCGCTCAGCGCCTGCGGTTCGGGCTCCGGAAGCAGTCCGGACACCGTGAGGATCTCCTTCAAGCAGTCCACGGACAACTCGATCCGCGTCATGGACACCTATCTGGGCCAGATGAAGAAGGAGTTCGAGAAGGCGAACCCCGGCAAGAAGGTGGAGCTCGTCCCGATCAAGGCGCCCGACTCCGAGTACTACACCAAGCTCCAGCAGATGCTGAGGTCGCCGAAGACGGCGCCCGACCTGGTCTACGAGGACACCTTCCTCATCAACTCCGACATCACCAGCGGGTACTTGAAGCCCCTGGACGCCTACCTCGACAAATGGCCGGACTGGGACCAGTTCATCGACACGGCGAAGTCCGCGGCCAAGGCGCAGGACGGGAAGACGTACGGCGTCCCGGACGGCACGGACACCCGCGGACTCTGGTTCGACAAGGGCGTCTTCCAGAAGGCGGGGCTGCCGGCCGACTGGCAGCCGAAGAGCTGGGACGAGGTGCTGAGCGCGGCCCGCACCATCAAGCGGAAGGTCCCGGGCGTCGTCCCGCTCAACGTCTACACGGGCAAACCCGCGGGCGAGGCGGCCACCATGCAGGGCTTCGAGATGCTGCTCTACGGCACGGGCGACGGGAAGACCGACCCGATGTACGACGCGGGATCGAAGAAGTGGATCACGGGCAGCCAGGCCTTCAAGGACGCGCTCACCTTCGTGGAGACGGTCTACAAGGAGAAGCTGGGCCCCGACGTCTCGGACGCCCTCGACCCGAACTACGGCACCACCGTCCGCGGTGAACTGCTGCCCAAGGGCAAGATCGGCATCAACCTGGACGGCAGCTGGCTCCCGCAGGACTGGCAGCAGGGCGCGGGACACGAGTGGCCCGAGTGGTCGCAGAAGCTCGGCCTCGCCTACATGCCGACCCAGCACGGCCAGGCGCCCGGCAAGGTGAGCATGTCGGGCGGCTGGACCTGGGCCATCCCGTCCAAGGCCGGCAACCCCGACCTCGCCTTCAAGTTCGTCGAGACGATGCAGACCAAGGCGAACGCGCAGAAGTGGTACATCGCCAACTCCGGTATCGCGGTGCGCAAGGACGTGGCGTCCGACCCGGCGTACGTACAGGCGCAGCCCGGCATCAAGTTCTTCACGGACCTGGTCGCGAGCACGCACTACCGCCCGGCGTACCCCGCGTACCCCAAGGTCTCGACCGCCGTCCAGGAGGCCATGGAGGGCGTGACCACCGGTGACAGCTCGGTGGACAAGGCGGCGAGCGGCTACGACGAGGAGCTGAAGACGGCCACCGACGGCCAGGTGGTGCGCAAGTGA
- a CDS encoding sensor histidine kinase, whose protein sequence is MRLPRVPRPRSLAGQLFAMQAVLIAVLVAGYALFSYVSDRSQAEEAAGRHAMAVARSVADAPSVREAIRTTDPTGPLQPYALQVQRDTGVDFVTIMNPRGIRWTHPDEGLIGQHFLGHIGPALRGKSFTETYTGTLGPSVRAVTPVLDNGHLVGLVSAGIKVEAITQRVQDQVTALLGVAGGALVLGGIGTHVINARLRRSTHGLNAAELSRMHDYHQAALHAVREGLLMLDGQYRVALMNDGGRELLGVGDEAVGRSVADLGLPAPLTGALLSAEPRVDEVHLTDSRVLVVNTSPVTGGERRGSVVTLRDVTELQALTGELDSERGFTQALRSQAHEAANRLHTVVSLIELGRSEEAVDFATAELELAQTLTDEVISAVSEPVLAALLLGKAAQANERGVELVISEQSGIDDGLLPAGLPARDLVTVLGNLIDNAMDAAQGTVRARVTVTAFTDGSGLVLRVADTGAGVDPAHAEAVFRRGWSTKPAGPAGRGLGLALVRQAVGRHDGTLTVTEAAGGGAEFEVRLPLPTTALTTPTAPAAGDGTAASGSAAPGDHTPAPVQHALPGGDA, encoded by the coding sequence ATGCGCCTCCCCCGCGTCCCGAGACCCCGCAGCCTGGCCGGCCAGCTCTTCGCCATGCAGGCCGTGCTCATCGCGGTGCTCGTGGCCGGATACGCGCTGTTCAGCTACGTCAGCGACCGCAGCCAGGCCGAGGAGGCCGCGGGCCGCCACGCGATGGCCGTGGCGCGCTCGGTCGCCGACGCCCCCTCCGTGCGCGAGGCGATCCGCACCACCGATCCGACGGGGCCCCTGCAGCCGTACGCCCTCCAGGTGCAGCGCGACACCGGGGTGGACTTCGTGACGATCATGAACCCGCGGGGCATCCGCTGGACGCACCCCGACGAGGGGCTGATAGGGCAGCACTTCCTCGGTCACATCGGCCCCGCCCTGCGCGGCAAGTCCTTCACCGAGACCTACACGGGCACCCTCGGCCCGTCGGTACGCGCCGTCACCCCGGTCCTGGACAACGGCCACCTCGTCGGCCTGGTCAGCGCGGGCATCAAGGTCGAGGCGATCACCCAGCGCGTCCAGGACCAGGTGACCGCCCTGCTCGGCGTCGCGGGCGGCGCCCTCGTCCTCGGCGGCATCGGCACCCATGTCATCAACGCCCGGCTGCGCCGCTCGACGCACGGCCTGAACGCGGCCGAACTGAGCCGTATGCACGACTACCACCAGGCGGCGCTGCACGCCGTGCGCGAGGGACTGCTGATGCTGGACGGCCAGTACCGGGTGGCGCTGATGAACGACGGCGGGCGGGAACTGCTGGGCGTGGGGGACGAGGCGGTCGGCCGGTCCGTGGCCGACCTCGGTCTCCCCGCCCCCCTGACCGGTGCCCTGCTGTCGGCCGAGCCCCGGGTGGACGAGGTGCACCTCACGGACTCCCGGGTGCTGGTCGTCAACACCTCCCCGGTCACCGGCGGCGAGCGCCGCGGCAGCGTGGTCACCCTGCGCGACGTCACCGAACTCCAGGCGCTGACCGGCGAACTCGACTCCGAGCGCGGCTTCACCCAGGCCCTGCGCTCGCAGGCCCACGAGGCCGCCAACCGTCTGCACACGGTGGTCTCGCTGATCGAGCTGGGGCGCTCCGAGGAGGCCGTCGACTTCGCCACGGCCGAACTGGAGCTGGCCCAGACGCTCACCGACGAGGTGATCTCGGCGGTCAGCGAACCGGTGCTCGCGGCCCTGTTGCTGGGCAAGGCGGCCCAGGCCAACGAGCGCGGCGTGGAGCTGGTGATCTCGGAGCAGAGCGGCATCGACGACGGTCTGCTGCCGGCCGGCCTGCCCGCCCGCGACCTGGTGACGGTCCTCGGCAACCTGATCGACAACGCGATGGACGCGGCCCAGGGCACGGTGCGGGCCCGGGTGACCGTCACCGCCTTCACCGACGGCTCCGGCCTGGTGCTGCGGGTCGCGGATACCGGGGCCGGGGTGGATCCGGCCCACGCGGAGGCCGTCTTCCGGCGCGGCTGGTCGACGAAACCGGCGGGACCCGCCGGCCGCGGGCTGGGCCTGGCCCTCGTACGCCAGGCGGTGGGCCGCCACGACGGCACCCTGACGGTGACCGAGGCGGCGGGCGGCGGGGCGGAGTTCGAGGTCCGGCTGCCGCTGCCCACGACCGCCCTGACCACCCCGACCGCCCCGGCCGCCGGCGACGGGACGGCCGCGTCCGGGTCCGCCGCCCCCGGAGACCACACCCCGGCACCCGTCCAGCACGCCCTGCCCGGAGGCGACGCATGA
- a CDS encoding carbohydrate ABC transporter permease, with protein MALLTGTGLRSRRAGRRLAADAGLLFVAAAFVLPLAWVVLSSLDAHADLRVRVPDGLTLDNFDAVLKPDITFTPLLNSLVLCGGGTALTVVCAALAAYPLSRFRSRLNRPFLLTILFATCLPITAIMVPVYALFVRVNLIDTVQGTVFFFAASQLPFAIWLMKNFMDGVPKELEEAAWTDGASSLQSLVRIVLPLMGPGVAVVTVFSFVMMWGNFFVPFMLLLTPDQMPASVSINDFFGNRGTVVYGQLAAFSVIYSTPVILLYVLVARRLGGGFALGGAVKG; from the coding sequence ATGGCTCTGCTGACGGGGACCGGGCTCAGGTCCCGCCGGGCGGGGAGGCGGCTGGCGGCGGACGCGGGACTCCTCTTCGTGGCCGCGGCGTTCGTCCTGCCGCTGGCCTGGGTGGTGCTGTCGTCGCTGGACGCGCACGCGGACCTGCGGGTGCGGGTGCCGGACGGCCTCACCCTGGACAACTTCGACGCGGTGCTGAAGCCGGACATCACCTTCACGCCACTGCTGAACAGCCTGGTCCTGTGCGGCGGGGGCACCGCACTGACGGTGGTCTGCGCGGCTCTGGCGGCGTATCCGCTCTCACGGTTCCGGTCCCGCCTCAACCGCCCCTTCCTGCTGACCATCCTGTTCGCGACCTGCCTGCCCATCACGGCGATCATGGTTCCGGTCTACGCGCTGTTCGTGCGGGTGAACCTCATCGACACCGTGCAGGGCACCGTCTTCTTCTTCGCCGCCTCCCAACTCCCCTTCGCCATATGGCTGATGAAGAACTTCATGGACGGGGTGCCGAAGGAGCTCGAGGAGGCGGCGTGGACGGACGGCGCGTCGTCGCTGCAGTCCCTGGTCCGGATCGTGCTGCCGCTGATGGGTCCCGGGGTGGCGGTGGTGACGGTCTTCTCGTTCGTGATGATGTGGGGGAACTTCTTCGTCCCGTTCATGCTGCTGCTGACACCGGACCAGATGCCCGCGTCGGTCAGCATCAACGACTTCTTCGGGAACCGGGGGACGGTGGTCTACGGACAGCTCGCGGCGTTCTCGGTCATCTACTCGACGCCGGTGATCCTGCTGTACGTCCTGGTGGCGCGGCGACTGGGAGGAGGGTTCGCGCTGGGCGGGGCGGTGAAGGGCTGA
- a CDS encoding TetR/AcrR family transcriptional regulator: protein MTAMTTGSASRADANRRRILDVALAELLRDPDASMDQIARAAGVVRRTVYGHFPSREVLVSTLTDGAVEAVAAAHAEGREGVEDPAESLVRSTLAVWEIADRYRLLVALAQRSVTVQGIRERLTPVREACAEVLRRGLEQGVFESPLPAPALAYVHEQMLFALMEAVNDGLLGPAEAGRSAAVTVLTTAGVPAARATTLVAKLSDAREARPAERTGSVDV, encoded by the coding sequence ATGACAGCCATGACCACGGGTAGTGCCAGCCGGGCGGACGCGAACCGCCGCCGCATCCTCGACGTCGCGCTGGCCGAGCTGCTGCGCGACCCGGACGCCTCCATGGACCAGATCGCACGGGCCGCGGGCGTCGTACGGCGCACGGTGTACGGGCACTTCCCGAGCCGCGAGGTACTCGTCAGCACCCTGACCGACGGCGCCGTGGAGGCGGTGGCCGCCGCGCACGCGGAGGGCCGGGAGGGCGTCGAGGACCCGGCGGAGTCGCTGGTCCGCTCGACGCTCGCCGTCTGGGAGATCGCCGACCGTTACCGGCTGCTGGTCGCGCTGGCCCAGCGCAGCGTCACGGTGCAGGGCATCCGCGAGCGGCTCACCCCGGTGCGCGAGGCATGCGCGGAGGTGCTCCGACGCGGTCTGGAACAGGGCGTGTTCGAGTCCCCGCTGCCCGCCCCGGCCCTGGCGTACGTGCACGAACAGATGCTGTTCGCGCTGATGGAGGCGGTGAACGACGGCCTGCTCGGGCCGGCGGAGGCGGGCCGCTCCGCCGCCGTCACCGTACTGACCACGGCGGGTGTACCCGCCGCCCGCGCCACCACCCTGGTGGCGAAGCTGAGCGACGCCCGGGAGGCGCGTCCGGCGGAGCGAACGGGGAGCGTGGACGTGTGA
- a CDS encoding cation:dicarboxylate symporter family transporter — MMPTTSSRRAAVASTPTAPAAPAAKRDRTHYLYIAVIIAVALGIAVGFAAPDFAKELKPIGTGFVALIKMMISPIIFCTIVLGVGSVRKAAKVGKVGGLALGYFVCMSFVALAIGLVVGNIIHPGSGMHLTEAVKGVGHTQAEAAAEGPVDFILGIIPTTFVSAFTEGQVLQTLLIALLAGFALQAMGRAGQPVLRGVEHIQKLVFRILGMIMWAAPVGAFGAMAAVIGETGMDALKALGTIMLGFYITCALFVVIVLGTLTKLVAGINVFQLLKYLGREFLLIVSTSSSESALPRLIAKMEHLGVSRPVVGITVPTGYSFNLDGTMIYLTMASLFIADAMDQPMSIGQQIGLLLFMMVASKGAAGVSGSGIAVLASGLQSHKPALVDGVGLIIGIDRFMSEARAVTNFAGNAVATLLIGTWTGEVDKERVTRVLAGELPFDERTLLDDSGEDADTAAGLPEQGGDKELAKA, encoded by the coding sequence ATGATGCCGACGACGTCGTCAAGGAGGGCAGCCGTGGCCAGCACCCCAACGGCACCTGCCGCACCCGCCGCCAAGCGGGACCGCACCCACTATCTCTACATCGCGGTGATCATCGCGGTCGCCCTCGGAATCGCGGTCGGGTTCGCCGCGCCGGACTTCGCCAAGGAGCTCAAGCCGATCGGCACGGGCTTCGTCGCCCTGATCAAGATGATGATCTCGCCGATCATCTTCTGCACGATCGTGCTCGGGGTCGGCTCGGTGCGGAAGGCGGCCAAGGTCGGCAAGGTCGGCGGTCTCGCGCTCGGCTACTTCGTCTGCATGTCGTTCGTGGCCCTCGCCATCGGCCTGGTGGTCGGCAACATCATCCACCCCGGCAGCGGAATGCATCTGACCGAGGCCGTGAAGGGGGTCGGGCACACGCAGGCCGAGGCCGCCGCCGAGGGCCCGGTCGACTTCATCCTCGGCATCATCCCGACCACCTTCGTCTCGGCCTTCACCGAGGGCCAGGTCCTCCAGACGCTGCTGATCGCGCTGCTCGCGGGCTTCGCGCTGCAGGCCATGGGACGCGCCGGCCAGCCCGTGCTGCGCGGTGTCGAGCACATCCAGAAGCTCGTCTTCCGCATCCTCGGCATGATCATGTGGGCCGCGCCCGTGGGTGCCTTCGGCGCCATGGCGGCCGTCATCGGCGAGACCGGCATGGACGCGCTGAAGGCGCTGGGCACGATCATGCTCGGCTTCTACATCACCTGCGCCCTCTTCGTGGTGATCGTCCTCGGCACGCTGACGAAGCTGGTGGCCGGGATCAACGTCTTCCAGCTGCTGAAGTACCTGGGCCGGGAGTTCCTGCTGATCGTCTCCACCTCGTCCTCCGAGTCCGCGCTGCCGCGGCTGATCGCGAAGATGGAGCACCTGGGCGTCAGCCGCCCGGTCGTCGGCATCACCGTGCCGACCGGCTACTCCTTCAACCTCGACGGCACGATGATCTACCTGACGATGGCCTCGCTGTTCATCGCCGACGCGATGGACCAGCCGATGAGCATCGGCCAGCAGATCGGGCTGCTGCTCTTCATGATGGTCGCCTCGAAGGGCGCGGCGGGTGTCTCCGGTTCCGGTATCGCCGTACTGGCCAGCGGTCTGCAGTCGCACAAGCCGGCGCTGGTGGACGGTGTCGGCCTGATCATCGGCATCGACCGCTTCATGAGCGAGGCGCGCGCCGTCACCAACTTCGCGGGCAACGCGGTGGCCACCCTGCTGATCGGCACCTGGACCGGCGAGGTCGACAAGGAGCGCGTGACCCGGGTCCTCGCCGGGGAGCTGCCCTTCGACGAGCGGACGCTGCTGGACGACTCCGGTGAGGACGCGGACACCGCCGCGGGACTGCCCGAGCAGGGCGGCGACAAGGAGCTGGCCAAGGCCTGA
- a CDS encoding response regulator, whose protein sequence is MTDPQPIRVLVVEDDPVAADAHVMYVGRVPGFTAVGRAHTGAEARRALDRTPVDLLLLDLHLPDVHGLQLARSLRAAGHHADVIAVTSARDLTVVREGVSLGVVQYVLKPFTFATLRDRLVRYAEFRAAAGEASGQDEVDRALATLRAPGPAALPKGLSAPTLERVTRTLRDCAGGLTAAGVAEVVGISRITARRYLEHLVDAGRAARAPQYGQVGRPELQYRWVKG, encoded by the coding sequence ATGACCGACCCCCAGCCCATCCGCGTCCTCGTCGTCGAGGACGACCCGGTGGCCGCCGACGCGCACGTCATGTACGTCGGGCGCGTCCCCGGCTTCACGGCGGTCGGCAGGGCCCACACCGGCGCCGAGGCACGCCGCGCCCTGGACCGCACGCCGGTGGACCTGCTGCTCCTCGATCTGCACCTGCCCGACGTGCACGGTCTGCAGCTCGCCCGCTCGCTGCGCGCGGCCGGCCATCACGCGGACGTGATCGCGGTGACCTCCGCGCGGGATCTCACGGTCGTCAGGGAGGGGGTCTCGCTCGGGGTCGTCCAGTACGTCCTGAAACCCTTCACCTTCGCGACGTTGCGCGACCGCCTCGTCCGCTACGCCGAGTTCCGCGCCGCGGCGGGCGAGGCGAGCGGCCAGGACGAGGTGGACCGCGCGCTCGCCACCCTGCGCGCCCCGGGTCCGGCGGCGCTGCCCAAGGGACTGAGCGCGCCGACCCTGGAGCGCGTCACCCGCACCCTGCGGGACTGCGCCGGAGGCCTCACCGCGGCCGGCGTCGCCGAGGTCGTGGGCATCTCGCGGATCACCGCGCGGCGCTATCTGGAGCACCTGGTGGACGCCGGACGCGCGGCCCGCGCCCCGCAGTACGGACAGGTCGGCCGGCCCGAGCTGCAGTACCGCTGGGTGAAGGGATAG
- a CDS encoding helix-turn-helix domain-containing protein, with product MPVQRPQAQQPTPPFDAQAARRLRTALGMRPEHVAYGMRASYGMPYVTPDLVAAWERGTTTPSGPELTALAGVLWCSPGEIIGAPRTLREHRVARGLAQEDMARAVGVELLAYQGMEESGEWRGNERQSAALADVLELSLRDFVTVTGRDDRLAELLRSAVTTRWQAYSRPVGKTVPLDRRLLEDVLQELFQEYQGQMTATLSWAAGTAAAEAEDVGQDFLDRIVDHFWSTVQRAAY from the coding sequence GTGCCCGTGCAGCGACCGCAGGCCCAACAGCCCACACCGCCCTTCGACGCCCAGGCCGCCCGCAGGCTGAGGACGGCACTCGGCATGAGGCCCGAGCACGTCGCCTACGGAATGCGGGCCTCGTACGGGATGCCGTACGTCACACCCGATCTCGTCGCCGCCTGGGAACGCGGGACCACCACCCCGAGCGGGCCGGAACTCACCGCGCTCGCCGGGGTGTTGTGGTGCTCACCGGGAGAGATCATCGGCGCGCCCCGGACCCTGCGCGAACACCGCGTCGCGCGCGGTCTCGCGCAGGAGGACATGGCCCGTGCCGTCGGGGTCGAGCTCCTCGCCTACCAGGGGATGGAGGAGAGCGGTGAGTGGCGCGGCAACGAACGGCAGTCCGCCGCCCTCGCCGACGTGCTCGAACTGTCCCTGCGGGACTTCGTCACCGTCACGGGGCGCGACGACAGGCTCGCCGAGCTGCTGCGGAGCGCGGTGACGACCCGCTGGCAGGCGTACTCCCGTCCGGTGGGGAAGACGGTCCCGCTCGACCGGCGCCTCCTGGAGGACGTCCTCCAGGAACTGTTCCAGGAGTACCAGGGGCAGATGACCGCCACCCTGAGCTGGGCGGCGGGCACGGCCGCGGCGGAGGCCGAGGACGTGGGCCAGGACTTCCTCGACCGGATCGTCGACCACTTCTGGTCGACGGTCCAGAGAGCCGCGTACTGA